A stretch of Sulfurimonas hongkongensis DNA encodes these proteins:
- the hisF gene encoding imidazole glycerol phosphate synthase subunit HisF: MVKKRLIPVLFIKNGQIVRSEKFSKHQHLGNVINQAHRYNEWDVDELIYIDISVEKRYDLNRNEHGVKSYSSIGEIIKRISEECFMPLSFGGGIRTIEQVDSIIRSGADKIILNSILFNNILFIEEIALKYGSQCIVVSIDYKIVNDKPIVFSEFGKVSTNINLYDWVQKVEKYGAGEIFLNSIDRDGMACGYDLETIKNTMELVNIPIIACGGAGDFYDFVDLAELGVSGIAAGNIFHFTENSYQRAKKLLKKRDVNVR, translated from the coding sequence ATGGTTAAAAAAAGATTGATACCAGTGCTTTTTATAAAAAATGGTCAAATAGTTCGAAGTGAAAAATTTTCTAAACATCAACACTTAGGAAATGTAATCAATCAAGCACATAGATATAATGAATGGGATGTTGATGAGTTAATTTACATAGATATAAGTGTTGAAAAAAGATATGATTTAAATAGAAATGAACATGGAGTTAAATCATATAGTTCAATTGGGGAGATTATAAAAAGAATCTCAGAGGAATGTTTTATGCCTTTGTCTTTTGGTGGTGGTATTAGAACTATTGAGCAAGTAGACAGTATTATAAGAAGTGGTGCTGATAAAATTATATTAAATAGTATATTATTTAACAATATACTATTTATTGAAGAAATCGCTCTTAAATATGGTAGCCAATGCATAGTTGTTTCTATTGATTACAAAATTGTTAATGATAAGCCGATAGTGTTTTCAGAATTTGGCAAAGTAAGTACTAATATTAATCTCTATGATTGGGTACAAAAAGTCGAGAAGTATGGAGCTGGAGAGATATTTTTAAATTCAATTGACCGGGATGGCATGGCATGTGGATATGACTTAGAAACAATTAAAAACACTATGGAACTAGTCAATATACCCATAATCGCATGTGGTGGAGCAGGTGATTTTTACGACTTTGTTGATTTGGCAGAGTTAGGTGTATCTGGTATAGCAGCTGGAAATATTTTTCATTTTACTGAAAATTCATATCAAAGAGCTAAAAAATTATTAAAAAAAAGGGATGTTAATGTTAGATGA